Proteins encoded by one window of Lycium barbarum isolate Lr01 chromosome 11, ASM1917538v2, whole genome shotgun sequence:
- the LOC132620467 gene encoding G-type lectin S-receptor-like serine/threonine-protein kinase At4g27290 isoform X2, whose translation MKLGRNFVNGREVYLSSWKNEEDPAPGDYTYHCDPSGYPQTIVKKGSDVVYSSGPWNGRYFSGTQNSREGSFYTYGVYSSTPEVYFVYKLTSLVLVRLTLSHNGVLQIWILGDRKGWVPLVLIPADKCDMYNLCGAYGSCNSQDSPVCGCLDKFVPKNSDAWNRTEWSGGCVRRTEPNCLQKDMFLKYSHIKLPDTRNSWSNVTMTLEECKNICSKNCSCMAYSNSDIRNGGSGCLLWFEDLLDIRKGPSGGQDIYIRLAASESDSLEQSGEKKGNVLFWILPLSAGVILVFLSLLIYHRRRKKALELKKNGCGGNYKMDYNSGNCAEEFEIPLFALSTIAKATNNFSIDRRIGEGGFGPVYKGILEGKEIAVKRLSRTSTQGENEFKNEVVYIVKLQHRNLVKILGCCIEGEEKMLIYEYLPNGSLDSFIFDDTQSKVLDWPKRFHIINGIARGLMYLHQDSQLRIIHRDLKANNILLDKDMNPKISDFGLAKICEEDDIGAKTDRVVGTYGYLSPEYALHGKYSVKSDVFSFGILILEIVSGQSNRKFSHPDHSLNLLAHAWKLNKEGRSTEILDEHLGDSCSTPEVERSICVGLLCVQQCPEDRPSMSSVVMMLNNEGVLPQAKRPGFYIERDAPDGELYAQSQTPITILAAR comes from the exons ATGAAGCTTGGTAGGAACTTCGTAAATGGCAGAGAGGTGTACTTGTCATCATGGAAGAATGAGGAGGATCCAGCTcccggtgattatacataccacTGTGATCCTTCTGGTTACCCACAGACTATTGTGAAGAAGGGCTCAGATGTTGTATATAGCTCTGGACCATGGAATGGTCGCTATTTCAGTGGAACACAAAACTCAAGAGAAGGTTCTTTCTATACATATGGAGTATATTCAAGTACACCAGAGGTGTATTTTGTATATAAGCTCACATCTTTAGTTCTCGTGAGGTTGACACTAAGTCACAATGGAGTCCTACAGATTTGGATTTTGGGTGACAGAAAAGGTTGGGTGCCTTTAGTCTTAATACCTGCAGATAAATGTGATATGTATAACTTGTGTGGCGCATATGGTAGTTGCAACAGTCAAGATTCTCCAGTATGTGGTTGCTTAGACAAATTTGTGCCCAAAAATAGTGATGCTTGGAATAGGACAGAATGGTCAGGTGGCTGTGTTCGGAGAACTGAACCAAATTGCCTTCAAAAAGACATGTTTTTGAAGTATTCGCATATCAAGTTGCCAGACACACGGAATTCCTGGTCCAATGTGACTATGACACTAGAAGAATGCAAGAATATCTGCTCTAAAAattgctcttgtatggcttactCAAATTCTGACATACGCAATGGGGGAAGTGGATGCTTATTGTGGTTCGAGGATCTGCTTGACATTAGGAAGGGACCCAGCGGAGGGCAAGACATCTACATTAGATTGGCTGCTTCCGAATCAG ATAGTTTGGAACAATCAGGTGAAAAGAAAGGAAACGTACTTTTCTGGATTCTACCATTATCAGCTGGTGTGATTCTGGTATTCCTTAGTCTGCTGATCTACCATAGAAGAAGGAAGAAGGCTTTAGAGCTCAAAAAGAACG GATGTGGTGGCAATTACAAGATGGATTACAACAGTGGCAATTGCGCTGAAGAATTTGAAATACCACTATTTGCCTTATCTACCATAGCAAAGGCTACCAATAACTTTTCAATTGACAGACGGATTGGAGAGGGGGGCTTTGGACCTGTTTACAAG GGCATACTTGAAGGAAAGGAAATAGCTGTCAAGCGGCTGTCTAGAACTTCCACACAAGGAGAAAATGAGTTCAAGAATGAAGTTGTATATATTGTCAAACTTCAGCACAGGAATCTGGTGAAGATTCTTGGCTGCTGCATTGAAGGGGAAGAAAAAATGTTGATCTATGAATACTTGCCAAATGGGAGCCTTGATTCATTTATATTTG ATGACACACAAAGCAAGGTATTAGACTGGCCTAAGAGATTTCACATTATCAATGGTATAGCTCGGGGACTTATGTATCTGCATCAAGATTCTCAATTAAGAATAATTCACAGAGACCTGAAAGCTAACAACATCTTGTTAGACAAGGACATGAATCCAAAGATATCAGACTTCGGTTTAGCAAAAATATGTGAAGAGGATGACATTGGAGCCAAGACAGACCGAGTTGTTGGAACATA TGGGTACCTCTCACCAGAATATGCATTGCATGGGAAATACTCAGTAAAATCAGATGTATTTAGCTTTGGTATCTTAATATTGGAAATTGTGAGTGGGCAAAGCAACAGAAAATTCTCTCATCCAGACCACAGCCTTAATCTACTTGCTCAT GCATGGAAACTCAATAAAGAAGGTAGGTCTACAGAAATACTTGATGAACACCTAGGTGATTCTTGTTCAACACCAGAAGTGGAACGATCAATCTGTGTTGGTCTATTATGTGTGCAACAATGTCCTGAAGATCGTCCAAGTATGTCTTCTGTGGTTATGATGTTAAACAACGAAGGTGTATTGCCACAGGCTAAACGGCCAGGTTTTTACATAGAAAGAGATGCACCGGATGGTGAATTATATGCACAGAGTCAGACCCCCATCACAATATTAGCTGCCCGATAA
- the LOC132620467 gene encoding G-type lectin S-receptor-like serine/threonine-protein kinase At4g27290 isoform X1, which produces MKALLRESFYLSLLLYLCSIQQSFGATDTITTTQFLRDGDANISSTGGTFEMGFFSPDNSENRYVGMWYKNISVQTVVWVANREAPLTNRSGILKVIKPGLLVLVNGTNNVLWSTNTSRSVQNPVAQLLDSGNFVVKEAGDNNPGNILWQSFDHPTDTLLAGMKLGRNFVNGREVYLSSWKNEEDPAPGDYTYHCDPSGYPQTIVKKGSDVVYSSGPWNGRYFSGTQNSREGSFYTYGVYSSTPEVYFVYKLTSLVLVRLTLSHNGVLQIWILGDRKGWVPLVLIPADKCDMYNLCGAYGSCNSQDSPVCGCLDKFVPKNSDAWNRTEWSGGCVRRTEPNCLQKDMFLKYSHIKLPDTRNSWSNVTMTLEECKNICSKNCSCMAYSNSDIRNGGSGCLLWFEDLLDIRKGPSGGQDIYIRLAASESDSLEQSGEKKGNVLFWILPLSAGVILVFLSLLIYHRRRKKALELKKNGCGGNYKMDYNSGNCAEEFEIPLFALSTIAKATNNFSIDRRIGEGGFGPVYKGILEGKEIAVKRLSRTSTQGENEFKNEVVYIVKLQHRNLVKILGCCIEGEEKMLIYEYLPNGSLDSFIFDDTQSKVLDWPKRFHIINGIARGLMYLHQDSQLRIIHRDLKANNILLDKDMNPKISDFGLAKICEEDDIGAKTDRVVGTYGYLSPEYALHGKYSVKSDVFSFGILILEIVSGQSNRKFSHPDHSLNLLAHAWKLNKEGRSTEILDEHLGDSCSTPEVERSICVGLLCVQQCPEDRPSMSSVVMMLNNEGVLPQAKRPGFYIERDAPDGELYAQSQTPITILAAR; this is translated from the exons ATGAAGGCATTACTAAGGGAAAGTTTCTACTTATCATTGCTCCTGTATTTATGTTCCATCCAGCAGAGCTTTGGCGCTACAGATACCATAACTACAACTCAATTTTTGAGAGATGGAGATGCCAATATTTCTTCAACTGGTGGAACTTTCGAAATGGGGTTCTTCAGTCCAGATAATTCGGAAAATCGCTACGTGGGTATGTGGTACAAGAACATATCTGTTCAGACAGTAGTGTGGGTTGCCAACAGAGAAGCTCCTCTAACCAATAGATCAGGTATCTTGAAAGTAATAAAGCCAGGACTTCTTGTCCTTGTCAATGGCACTAACAATGTTTTGTGGTCAACTAATACCTCCAGATCTGTGCAGAATCCCGTTGCGCAATTGctagattctggaaattttgttGTGAAAGAAGCTGGTGATAATAACCCAGGGAATATCCTATGGCAGAGTTTTGATCACCCAACTGATACACTATTAGCAGGCATGAAGCTTGGTAGGAACTTCGTAAATGGCAGAGAGGTGTACTTGTCATCATGGAAGAATGAGGAGGATCCAGCTcccggtgattatacataccacTGTGATCCTTCTGGTTACCCACAGACTATTGTGAAGAAGGGCTCAGATGTTGTATATAGCTCTGGACCATGGAATGGTCGCTATTTCAGTGGAACACAAAACTCAAGAGAAGGTTCTTTCTATACATATGGAGTATATTCAAGTACACCAGAGGTGTATTTTGTATATAAGCTCACATCTTTAGTTCTCGTGAGGTTGACACTAAGTCACAATGGAGTCCTACAGATTTGGATTTTGGGTGACAGAAAAGGTTGGGTGCCTTTAGTCTTAATACCTGCAGATAAATGTGATATGTATAACTTGTGTGGCGCATATGGTAGTTGCAACAGTCAAGATTCTCCAGTATGTGGTTGCTTAGACAAATTTGTGCCCAAAAATAGTGATGCTTGGAATAGGACAGAATGGTCAGGTGGCTGTGTTCGGAGAACTGAACCAAATTGCCTTCAAAAAGACATGTTTTTGAAGTATTCGCATATCAAGTTGCCAGACACACGGAATTCCTGGTCCAATGTGACTATGACACTAGAAGAATGCAAGAATATCTGCTCTAAAAattgctcttgtatggcttactCAAATTCTGACATACGCAATGGGGGAAGTGGATGCTTATTGTGGTTCGAGGATCTGCTTGACATTAGGAAGGGACCCAGCGGAGGGCAAGACATCTACATTAGATTGGCTGCTTCCGAATCAG ATAGTTTGGAACAATCAGGTGAAAAGAAAGGAAACGTACTTTTCTGGATTCTACCATTATCAGCTGGTGTGATTCTGGTATTCCTTAGTCTGCTGATCTACCATAGAAGAAGGAAGAAGGCTTTAGAGCTCAAAAAGAACG GATGTGGTGGCAATTACAAGATGGATTACAACAGTGGCAATTGCGCTGAAGAATTTGAAATACCACTATTTGCCTTATCTACCATAGCAAAGGCTACCAATAACTTTTCAATTGACAGACGGATTGGAGAGGGGGGCTTTGGACCTGTTTACAAG GGCATACTTGAAGGAAAGGAAATAGCTGTCAAGCGGCTGTCTAGAACTTCCACACAAGGAGAAAATGAGTTCAAGAATGAAGTTGTATATATTGTCAAACTTCAGCACAGGAATCTGGTGAAGATTCTTGGCTGCTGCATTGAAGGGGAAGAAAAAATGTTGATCTATGAATACTTGCCAAATGGGAGCCTTGATTCATTTATATTTG ATGACACACAAAGCAAGGTATTAGACTGGCCTAAGAGATTTCACATTATCAATGGTATAGCTCGGGGACTTATGTATCTGCATCAAGATTCTCAATTAAGAATAATTCACAGAGACCTGAAAGCTAACAACATCTTGTTAGACAAGGACATGAATCCAAAGATATCAGACTTCGGTTTAGCAAAAATATGTGAAGAGGATGACATTGGAGCCAAGACAGACCGAGTTGTTGGAACATA TGGGTACCTCTCACCAGAATATGCATTGCATGGGAAATACTCAGTAAAATCAGATGTATTTAGCTTTGGTATCTTAATATTGGAAATTGTGAGTGGGCAAAGCAACAGAAAATTCTCTCATCCAGACCACAGCCTTAATCTACTTGCTCAT GCATGGAAACTCAATAAAGAAGGTAGGTCTACAGAAATACTTGATGAACACCTAGGTGATTCTTGTTCAACACCAGAAGTGGAACGATCAATCTGTGTTGGTCTATTATGTGTGCAACAATGTCCTGAAGATCGTCCAAGTATGTCTTCTGTGGTTATGATGTTAAACAACGAAGGTGTATTGCCACAGGCTAAACGGCCAGGTTTTTACATAGAAAGAGATGCACCGGATGGTGAATTATATGCACAGAGTCAGACCCCCATCACAATATTAGCTGCCCGATAA